A genomic window from Nocardioides sp. BP30 includes:
- a CDS encoding glutaredoxin family protein: protein MAARITLYSRPGCHLCDAARSVIERVCATLGESYVEYSIDDDPALRERYGEEIPVTLVDGRQHDFWRVDEARLRAALTAPAV, encoded by the coding sequence GTGGCTGCACGCATCACCCTGTACTCCCGTCCCGGCTGTCATCTGTGCGACGCGGCTCGCTCGGTCATCGAGCGGGTCTGCGCCACGCTCGGGGAGAGCTACGTCGAGTACTCGATCGACGACGACCCGGCGCTGCGCGAGCGGTACGGCGAGGAGATCCCGGTGACGCTGGTCGACGGTCGCCAGCACGACTTCTGGCGGGTCGACGAGGCGCGCCTGCGGGCGGCGCTGACCGCCCCGGCTGTCTGA